A region of the Halalkalibaculum roseum genome:
ACTTCACCATCTTTTGTCAATAACACTTCAGAATGACTTGCACCATTCACTAGGTTTAAGCATTTAAGGCTTTTCTGAACTTCTGCAATTATTTTTTCTTTGATTTGATCTGATATAGCAGCAGGCTGGTGATGTTCAATTTCAACAAAATAAGGGGCACCCGTTGTAACTTTATCAGTAATAGCTAAAAATTCATGCTCCCCTTTAAATGAAATAAATTCCACGGAGAATTCACGCCCCTCAATAAACTCTTCGACTATAGCTCGCCCATTAATAGAGTTTTTTAATGCTTTAGATATTGCTTCATTAACGTTTTCAGGATTTTGAACTTTTGTAACACCTCGGGAACCTGATCTATCTGTAGGTTTTACTATGACCGGGAATTTGTAATACTCTTTTTCATTAAAAGTCGGCTCAGTGTAAAGCTTAAATTTAGGACAAGATACCCCACAATTTATTAAGGCTTTTCTCATTTCAAATTTATCAGTAGAAATAGTCGTAGCAGCAATACTATTACCAACTAAATTTAATTTTTCTGCAATATAATTTACTGTTGGCATCGCAATATCTGATGCAATA
Encoded here:
- a CDS encoding ATP-grasp domain-containing protein, encoding MKKKLAIIGASYLQRPLVEKAKEMGLETHVFAWREGNEVDDISDYYYPISILEKEEILAKCKEIDIDGITSIASDIAMPTVNYIAEKLNLVGNSIAATTISTDKFEMRKALINCGVSCPKFKLYTEPTFNEKEYYKFPVIVKPTDRSGSRGVTKVQNPENVNEAISKALKNSINGRAIVEEFIEGREFSVEFISFKGEHEFLAITDKVTTGAPYFVEIEHHQPAAISDQIKEKIIAEVQKSLKCLNLVNGASHSEVLLTKDGEVKVVEIAGRMGGELIGSHMVPLATGVDFVKAVVKVALGEFNLENFKPIEKGFSGVYYVIPKAGTISKIIDNSHQYSDIVF